Part of the Salmo trutta chromosome 5, fSalTru1.1, whole genome shotgun sequence genome is shown below.
CATGCCGGTGCTACCACCAGTAGCGCTGCTCCTGGTTAGACACGCCTTCTCCTACTTGAGATGTGTGTCGTAACCTGTCTTCTTGCAGATATACTCCACCAGCTTGATCTGGAGCTGACCGTTGACCTGGCTCTGTTTCTCATTCTTCACCTGCAGCTCTATGAAGAAGTTCATGTAGTCTTCGTAGTCGAGGCTGGGGCCTTACTTTTCAGTTGGAGAGGGACCCTCTTCTTCAACCTGCACAGGACTGCAGCACTCCCTCTCGGGGGTACCTGGGTCTAGTTTGGGCGGTCCGTCTTCATCATCGTCGTTATCGTTGCTATTTTCGAGTGTAAAACTTCACTCGCAGGAGAGAGGCTCCCCTACTAGAGGCTTCATCTCCGGGCCCTCTCCCTCTTCAAATGTCTAGCTCGTGGGTAGGTTTGCTCATGTGGGTGACTCGTCTCCAGCGCCTGGCTCAAATGCGGCTGagttccctccctctgtctcagtgTAACTGGTGTGAAATGGCTCGCTAGTTAGCGGTGCGCACTAGTAACATGTCAATCGGTGACGTTCAATTGGTGCCCTGCAAGGGCAGCAGCTTTTGTGGGgtgataggtaacgatgctttgcGAGTGACTGTTGTCAATGACTGCAGAGgttccctggttcaagcccaggttggggcgaggagagcgATGGAAGCAACATCAGTTGAGGTGCAATCTGTTGCCTGTTCTGGTGAAGCTTTTTCAGACTCCACTAACCCGcactcctcatcctcatcctcatctgcAGGGGTATCAGCTTTATTCTTACTGTCATCAAAATTAGGGGATTTGCCCTCCTACGAGGGCTCTACAGCTTGTGTCTTCTGGAGTTGTTCATTGTTCTTCAGCTCTGTGTTTTCAGGGTCATTGGCTTGTTGCTCTTCATCCGCATCGATGGGAATGTAGTATTCCTGACAGAAAAAAGCTAGAAAATCACATAAGTATGTCAATGAAGTCCCAATGTGTAAGGCAAAACTCAAATATATCAACACAAATTAAATTAAACACAGCTATGCGTTTTGTAGTATAAAGCGAAGTCAAGAAATGCTAAATGAGAACTTCACTCAGAAGTCAATGTTTGTCAATGAACCTATTGGTGTTTTGAGTTGTCCTGGAAACTGAGCATGTAAGCCAATCACAGGCGTTTGCGCCAAGCTTATTAATATTAATGAGACGCAGTTGTGAGACTCCAGTACGCATGCCCTCCCCCCGCGACACTGCTGCTTCCAACAACAAGCAAGAAGCCAGCAACATGGCCGACCTAGGAAAGAAGTACTGCGTAAACTGCCTTGCAGACGTTACGAATCTGCGACTTCGCTGTACTGACTGCCCAGATATCGAACTGTGTCCGGAATGCTTCTCCGCGGGTGCAGAAATCGGTAATCATCGGCGATGGCACGGTTATCAGCAAGTTGACGGCGGGCGCTTCCCACTCTGGGGTCCCGAAGCGGAGGGAGGATGGACTAGCAGGGAAGAGCAGTCGCTACTCGATGCGATCGAGCAATATGGCTTTGGAAACTGGGTATTTCAATTTATAGCCTACTTGtctcatagctagctagctagaatacAAACATATGCATAAAATGATATAGATTAAATGTGAATCAGTAAACTTACACTGTGTTATTTTACATGAGAGTATCTCCGAATATATTGGACAACTTCAGACTGACAGCCAGGACTTGTCGAGAGTTGGCAATATCGATGCAACTCTGCAAGCCTTGAAATCCAACTTGTTTTAGTCCTgattacagctagctagctaaattattaTAATGCATATTTTTTTAATGCAAATGTACATTGCAATCCAGGTTGCAAACCTGCACTGCATTATGAAAACGTTTAGTTTAATGTAGGCTGGTCGTCTGTTAAAATGGATCTGTTGTATGTATCGCCTATCAACGGATTTCAACACACGTATGGTAATAGTGTATAGCAATGCATGCAGTGTCTGTCTAGATGCTTGCAGTGATGTATCCCTATATGTGTAACTATCTGCATTTTATGAGGGGGGGAAAGAGTCCCCCAAGTAACActctgccctgtgtgtgtgttgtctttcaGGAGGACATGGCCACTCACATGGGGGCGATTCGGACCCCCCAGGAAGTCATGGACCACTACGTCAGAATGTACATTCACGGCAACCTGGGCAAGGCCTGCGTCCCTGAAAGTATCCCCAACCGGGTAACGGACCACACCTGCCCCAGCGGTGCCCCCCTGTCCCCCAGCCTCACCACCCCCCTGCCCCCGCTGGATGTGACCCTGGGCGAGCAGCAGCAGCTGGGGTATATGCCCCTTCGCGACGACTACGAAATTGAGTATGACCAGGAGGCAGAGAAGCTCATCAGCGCCCTGTCGGTCAACTACGACGATGAAGACGTGGAGATTGAAATGAAGCGGGCGCACGTGGACATGTACGTGCGCAAGCTGCGGGAGCGTCAGCGCCGCAAGAATGTGGCCCGCGACTACAACCTGGTGCCCGTCTTCCTTGGGCGAGATAAGAAGGACAAGGAGAAGCCAGGCACGCTGGGAGTTGTAGGTGGCGGGGGTAGTGGTGGCGCCGTCGGAGTGGGAGGAGGAGTAGTGGGGACCCTTCTGATGCTGACCAATCCCATTGTGACGCCGGGAGCTGCAGCCGTTCCTACAGTGCCAAAGCGTAAGATCACcaaggaggagaaggagcagcGGGTCAAGTTACGGGGGATGTGCCAGTTCATGGCTCTGCGGGAGTTTGAGGACTTCTTTGACAACATGCACAAGGAGCGCATGCTGCGTGTCAAGGTACGAGAGCTGCAGCGATACCGCCGCAACGGCATCGCACGACTGGACGAGTCGGCCGAGTACGAGTCGGCGCGGCACAAACGGGAGAAACGCAAGGAGAACAAGAGCGTGGCTACCTCCAAAACAGGCCGAGGCGGCGGGCTCGGCACTGGGGGAGGGCTTGGAGGAGGGGCGGGAGGTGGAGGAGTAGGCGGTGGCGTCATCAAAGAGGAGGGCAAGGAAGGCGAGTTTGCAGCCATTGAGAACCTGTCCGGCTTTGAACTTCTGTCGGACCGGGAGAAGGTGCTGTGTAACACGCTCAACCTCAGCCCCACGCGCTACCTGACCGTCAAGACCATCATCATCAAGGACCACCTTCAGAAGCGCCAGGGCATCACCTCCAAGAGCCGCCTGCCAGGCTACCTGGACAAGGTGCTCAAGAAACGCATCCTCAGCTTCCTCACAGAGAGCGGCTGGATATCCCGAGACATGTCCTAACAGTCCATCGGGTTTGTAGGAACTGGACTGGGAAGTGTCCTAACAATGTGTGTATGGAGTTGGTGGGGACTGAGGATTATAGAAGGACCATGACTCTGTTCTCCGTTGGATTGCTGCGTCTCGGTGTGTCTTGTTAGAAACGATGTGAGATTTGCACTCGTAAGCTCCACATAGACCAAACTATTGGATTTTACCACCTTTTATCTTGTTTTGTCCAACGTCATCGACCACAGGACTGTTTGTGAATATGTACATTGCAAAGAATAAGGATTTCCCctttcttaaaaaaataaaagtttggATACCATTTACAGGAGAGTGATGAACAGATATATATTTTTGCATTTGAATCCATATGAATGATAATGTATGGGTAGATGATACAGGGTCTCTGTATTGAAACTCCAGTGAAGGATCGCCTAATGCTGCTGGGCAAACCAGACAACACTGTTTTCAAAGCTGTTCTCAAAGTATAGTTTGCCTCCAGCTTCCTTTTAGCCTGGTCCCAAATTAGTtggtgctgtcttgccaactcctatggtcattgacCAGACaacaccaacagatctgggaccaggctagcttcCTTTAGGTCAGGATGTAGTTTTGGAGAGCACAAGTTAGTGCCTATTCAAACAGCAATACAGTCACACTGTGCTGCAACGCAGGGGGTATATCATCCTATTCCTCCCATGAAGAGATGAAGGCCGGCAAAGCATACAGGAGTCAGTATTTGGCAGCTAACGCTCTCGTAGAGTACTGCAGTAATCCCCATTTTGACTTTTGTAGCTTTGTGGCGGTCTAACTTAGGATGTCAGGCTCAGAATTTGGCACTATGAGAGGAATAGCCTAACTTCTCACTATTCTGTTCCATCCCCTGCATGATTTCTGATTCTAGTAGGTTATTCACTAAGATAAGAAAAATATAAACTTTTAAATATGGGCATTAACCAATGACATGCGTACAATCCTTAAGCACAAATCAAAAATCTCTTGTTTGCCAAAAGAGCATATAGGCTATCACTAGTTTTTTTTACTACCCTGTTCCATCACAGGTTAAGTTTG
Proteins encoded:
- the LOC115194112 gene encoding transcriptional adapter 2-beta-like; this encodes MRRSCETPVRMPSPRDTAASNNKQEASNMADLGKKYCVNCLADVTNLRLRCTDCPDIELCPECFSAGAEIGNHRRWHGYQQVDGGRFPLWGPEAEGGWTSREEQSLLDAIEQYGFGNWEDMATHMGAIRTPQEVMDHYVRMYIHGNLGKACVPESIPNRVTDHTCPSGAPLSPSLTTPLPPLDVTLGEQQQLGYMPLRDDYEIEYDQEAEKLISALSVNYDDEDVEIEMKRAHVDMYVRKLRERQRRKNVARDYNLVPVFLGRDKKDKEKPGTLGVVGGGGSGGAVGVGGGVVGTLLMLTNPIVTPGAAAVPTVPKRKITKEEKEQRVKLRGMCQFMALREFEDFFDNMHKERMLRVKVRELQRYRRNGIARLDESAEYESARHKREKRKENKSVATSKTGRGGGLGTGGGLGGGAGGGGVGGGVIKEEGKEGEFAAIENLSGFELLSDREKVLCNTLNLSPTRYLTVKTIIIKDHLQKRQGITSKSRLPGYLDKVLKKRILSFLTESGWISRDMS